From Methanomassiliicoccales archaeon, one genomic window encodes:
- a CDS encoding 30S ribosomal protein S12, translating to MARGLYTARKLRKDRQKFRWSDSSYKRRVLRLKEKSDPLEGAAQARGIVLEKVGIEAKQPNSAIRKCVKIQLIKNGRQITAFAVGDGAINFIDEHDEVLVEGIGGRLGRSYGDIPGVRYKVIQVNNVSLNELVRGRKEKPVR from the coding sequence ATGGCACGCGGTCTATATACGGCCAGAAAGCTCAGAAAGGACCGGCAGAAGTTCCGGTGGAGCGACAGCTCTTATAAAAGGAGAGTCCTCCGGCTAAAGGAGAAGTCCGACCCTTTGGAGGGTGCGGCCCAAGCCAGAGGCATAGTGTTGGAGAAGGTGGGAATTGAGGCCAAGCAGCCCAACTCCGCCATTCGCAAATGTGTCAAGATACAGCTCATCAAGAATGGTCGTCAGATCACAGCTTTTGCCGTGGGGGATGGGGCTATTAACTTCATTGACGAGCATGACGAGGTATTGGTAGAGGGGATTGGGGGCAGACTTGGCCGTTCTTATGGTGACATCCCCGGAGTGAGATACAAGGTCATCCAGGTCAATAACGTCTCTCTTAATGAGCTGGTAAGGGGAAGGAAGGAGAAGCCGGTGAGGTGA
- a CDS encoding 30S ribosomal protein S7 gives MEGNPEASMSSPLGPKQELLLFGKYGTKEVVVRDGGLAKYINLDPTLVPHTDGRHSGRWFGKARLNIVERLINNMMRTEVFTGKKMKAYRTVQKAFEVVEKKTSKNPIQVLVEALENAAPREEITRLQFGGISVPKAVDVAPSRRLDIALRNICKGAIQASFKNTKPIHECLADELILASKNDMNSFAVSKKEEVERVAASAR, from the coding sequence ATGGAAGGAAATCCTGAGGCTTCAATGTCATCCCCTCTTGGTCCTAAGCAGGAACTTCTGCTCTTTGGGAAGTATGGGACGAAGGAAGTAGTGGTGCGTGATGGGGGATTGGCCAAATACATAAATTTGGACCCGACCCTGGTTCCACACACTGATGGGCGGCATTCTGGAAGGTGGTTCGGAAAGGCCAGACTCAACATCGTGGAAAGATTGATCAACAATATGATGCGCACCGAGGTCTTCACTGGCAAAAAGATGAAGGCCTATAGAACTGTCCAGAAGGCGTTTGAAGTTGTAGAGAAGAAGACGAGCAAGAATCCCATTCAAGTATTGGTCGAGGCCTTGGAGAATGCTGCTCCTCGTGAAGAAATAACTAGGTTGCAGTTCGGGGGCATCTCTGTGCCCAAGGCTGTGGATGTTGCGCCATCGCGCCGTCTTGATATTGCCCTGAGGAATATCTGCAAGGGGGCCATCCAAGCCAGTTTCAAGAATACTAAGCCAATACACGAATGCCTGGCGGACGAATTGATTCTTGCTTCCAAGAATGACATGAATTCTTTCGCGGTGTCGAAGAAAGAAGAGGTGGAAAGGGTAGCGGCTTCGGCACGCTGA